TCCAGTGCCCTGCACAAGTCACCCACAACACCCACCGTAATGGCACACACCTGATACTCTTCAAAGTTCTGAAGTCCCATTTCCAAATACTGATAGAACTGTGCCATGTACTTCGCGAAGCTCGAACCAGCTGCATATGCAAGTGCACCGATAGCAAGCATAGCCTCCTCATGCACCGTGGCATTTCGACAAGCAAAAACTCTCAAAAACAGATCCATCATCTGATCTGCATACTGTAAGAAGGCAAACTTTGTTGACTCCATCCCTCCCAACTTCTGGATAATAACCTGTAGGCAACCACAAAGAAGGCCCTGCAGATCGCTCCGCTTCTCCCTCTCATCAGTTGACAACTTCCCCGCTTCAAGTGTATTATGGAGTTCCATCATAATCACAGGTACTAGCTGCATAACGATAGGAGCTGTCTCCTCAGTGGAGCACCTGACAACTTCATTTAGAGTCTCATAAGCTGCAGTACGCAGCCTGGATTCACCAGCATCCTCTCTGTGACTGGTCACAAGAAGGCTCTGAACAATATCTTGAAAGAAAGGGGATAATGGTGACGCCGATCCAGCATCAACATAGCCTTGAGCAAGGAAATAGAGTGCCCCACATGCCTTTTCTGCCACATTTGGGACATCCTTCATGCTTTGAAGCAGCACAGTCAGTATTTGCTGGCAGTTCTCAGCTGTAATGACAGGAGCAGTTTCAAGTGCAGAACCATGAAGAAACTCGAATATTCTTCCAAGGGTCCAAGCAGTTGTGTCCTTCACATGGTTATTTGGGTCCTTCACTAAGGCAGACAGCATAAAATTCAAGGCGACATTAACTAGAGGGGTCAGTTTATCAGCTGATGGACCCTCCAAAATGGAACCAAAAGCATATGTTGCAGCCTCTCTGTGTCTCCATTCaggttttgttatgttctcctcaACGAAAGGCATCACAAGAGGAACAATATCATCCCCAACAGTCCTCGCCACCAGGCCCAAACAAGTACCCCCAGCCATTGCAAGATTCCAAGCACCTTCATCCAAGTCTTGGTCATCCTCCTGTTTGAGGAGAGTCTCCAGCAGCATTGGCACCAGGGCAGGAAGAGCTTGCTTGATAAAATAGTAGCAAGGAACATCAGAATCAGCTGTAAATTCACTACTGTACTCGTCCAAAATGTCGATTTCCTCATCACATATGGAACTCCAGAATTCCATGGCCTGAAGTGCAACCGACTCCTCATCTCCCCTCACAGCCTTTGCAGTGATGTTAAATATATCCTGCATGTATGTGGCCAGCTTGTCGTAATAAGTTGATGAAATAGCCACCAAACACTCAAAGGCAGCCTGTCTTATCTTCACATCTGGTGACTGTGTTGCTTCACAGACGACTCTCATGATATAATCACGCTCCATGTCATTGGAGAAATTAACCTGAGCAAAGCCCAATGCATTATACAATGCTCGTGTGGCTGCAAGCCTCACTTCAGAGTTCCCTTCAGAAGCATTCATACCCTGAACAACAGCTGTGAGTATCTTGTTGACTTGGTCTTGGTCGACAGCTTCAGGAGAAACTTCCTCGCATAAATAGCCAAGTGTCTCAAGCGTTGCCTGCTTGACGTTTGGCTGTACCTGATGTATGTTTGATAGCAATGATCCTATAAGCTCGGGCCATTGCTTTTGAGGGATCTCAATGCCAGCAATCTTTGCGATGACTTGAGAAGATGTAGATCTGGCACTTGCAACAGGAGATGAGAGAGTTTGCAGCAACAATGCTTTAACTTGTGCCTTGACACCAGCATCCAGTGCGAGCCATCTCTGGAAAAGTTCGTTCTTCCTGTGCTGCTCCTTTGCGTCGAGTGCATTCTTGAGGATCAGACCAGCCAATCTACGGCTCTCCTCAGGTTTCTCATTGGTGGCCAACTCAGTTGAGAGGGAGAGCAAGAAACCTGGGAGGTTTTGCTCCTGAAACTGCTTGAGGCTTTCTTCAGCATGCTTTCTAATCGAGCCATCAGCAGATTGCGCACTGAGGAGTATTTGAGTAACATCCAACGACATGCTGACTCTGTAGGCCCAAAATAGGAGAGTCAGATAGCTCATGGCATAAAAACTCCATACAtcattaaaaaaaatagaactccCTTGACAAAGTAAAGTCCTCTTTTGGGTAGAGCCAAACCATGCTACAAAATATTCTACAACTTAAAGTTAATGAGACACGCAATCAGGATTGAAGGAAAAAACATCTTTCTACAACGAGGTAACCGTTGCTTAAGGCAAC
This window of the Triticum aestivum cultivar Chinese Spring chromosome 5D, IWGSC CS RefSeq v2.1, whole genome shotgun sequence genome carries:
- the LOC123119710 gene encoding importin subunit beta-1, with translation MSLDVTQILLSAQSADGSIRKHAEESLKQFQEQNLPGFLLSLSTELATNEKPEESRRLAGLILKNALDAKEQHRKNELFQRWLALDAGVKAQVKALLLQTLSSPVASARSTSSQVIAKIAGIEIPQKQWPELIGSLLSNIHQVQPNVKQATLETLGYLCEEVSPEAVDQDQVNKILTAVVQGMNASEGNSEVRLAATRALYNALGFAQVNFSNDMERDYIMRVVCEATQSPDVKIRQAAFECLVAISSTYYDKLATYMQDIFNITAKAVRGDEESVALQAMEFWSSICDEEIDILDEYSSEFTADSDVPCYYFIKQALPALVPMLLETLLKQEDDQDLDEGAWNLAMAGGTCLGLVARTVGDDIVPLVMPFVEENITKPEWRHREAATYAFGSILEGPSADKLTPLVNVALNFMLSALVKDPNNHVKDTTAWTLGRIFEFLHGSALETAPVITAENCQQILTVLLQSMKDVPNVAEKACGALYFLAQGYVDAGSASPLSPFFQDIVQSLLVTSHREDAGESRLRTAAYETLNEVVRCSTEETAPIVMQLVPVIMMELHNTLEAGKLSTDEREKRSDLQGLLCGCLQVIIQKLGGMESTKFAFLQYADQMMDLFLRVFACRNATVHEEAMLAIGALAYAAGSSFAKYMAQFYQYLEMGLQNFEEYQVCAITVGVVGDLCRALEDKILPYCDGIMTQLLKDLSSNQLHRSVKPPIFSCFGDIALAIGENFEKYLIYAMPMLQSAADLSAHTTATDDEMLDYTNQLRNGILEAYSGILQGFKSSPKTQLLMPYAPHILQFLDALHNGKDMDDSVMKTAIGVLGDLADTLGVNAGPLINQSTSSKQFLDECLSSDDPLVKESADWARIAISRAVSG